The genomic stretch CAGGCGCCCCGGTTGGCGCCGGTTCGCTCAGCCAGCTCGGCGGTGGTGATTGCCCCGGTCGGGGGATCAGGAATCACCCGATTAGGGGTCACCGGCTCATCCGTTCGGGGCGCCGGGGCCACCCGTTTAGGGGTTGCGTTGCGCAGCTGGGCCAGCTCTGCCTCCAGCCACCCCACCCGGGCGGCCAGATCGGCCAGATCAGGGCCAGCAGGGGCGGCCGGCTGCTCGAGCGCACCACTCAGCCCAGCCTCCAGCCAGCGGCGCACCAGGGCAGCCAGGGGGCGGCCATCAGCTGCAGCTCGGGCCCGCAGGCGCTCCAGCAGCTGGGGCTCCACCTCCAGGTTCAGCTGGGCTCCCTTGCGATCGCGGGCCATGGCAGCACTAGGCATCCCTAGGCAGCAGGAAACCACCTCCCGCAGGCGCCCACCAGTGGCCGGTGATGGTCTTCACTTTTCGAGCTTTTGCAGGTCATCTAGGGGGCGCTTTTGGCACTTCTGGCAGTTATGCAGCGACTAGGGGTGCTGCTCGAGGGGGCGATGGCCAGGGAATTGCCACCGCTCGGGCCTGCAGATGCAGGGTGGCGATCAGGCGGGGGACGGGGCCGGGGACAGCAAGCTCCTAATGACTTGACATAACAGCTATTGCGACTGGCAATCAAGCAAATGTGCCAACTCCTGCGGCGTTAACAGTAAGAGTCCCATTTTGGAAGTCGAAGTGCCCGCCATTGGCGCCTCCAATTTTCTCAAACTCAAAAACTTTCATTGTCTCGCCATCGGATACGACAGTGGATCCACTAATTACGTAGGTGCCTTCGCCAAAAAATAACTTGTCTGTGCCAGCGCCGCCATAAAAATTACCAGTACCAAATCCTTTTAGGGTGTCATTGCCAGCATCAAGATATGTTGTTCCATCTCCATCGAATCCACCTTCAAGTGCATCGACGATGTCATTGCCATCGCCGGTATTGATTGTGCCGTAGTTGGAGATGCCGGAGCCGGTGCCGCCGGTGCCTGTAATCCTGTCATTGCCATCGCCGGTATTGATTGTGCCGTAGTTGGAGATGCCGGAGCCGGTGCCGGTGCCTTTAATGATGTCATTGCCATCGCCGGTTTTGATTGTGCCGTCGTTCTCGATGCCGTCGAAGTCGCCGGTGCCGCCGGTGCCGGTGCCTTTAATGATGTCATTGCCATTGCCGGTAATGATTGTGCCGTAGTTGAAGATGCCGTAGAAGTCGCCGCCGGTGCCTGTAATCCTGTCATTGCCATCGCCGGTATTGATTGTGCCGTAGTTGAGGATGCCGGAGCCGGTGCCGGTGCCTTTAATGATGTCATCGCCATCGCCGGTATTGATTGTGCCGTCGTCGTTGTAGATACCGGTGCCGCCGGTGCCTGTAATCCTGTCATTGCCATCGCCGGTATTGATTGTGCCGTAGTTGGAGATGCCGGAGTAGGTGCTGGTGCCTTTAATGATGTCATTGCCAGCAAGTGCATTTATAACAACACCCTCGGGGGCCTCCCAGCCTGTCACTGAAATCGCTGTGTCTGCTTTGTTAGTGAACTTAAAGCTCTTAAGATTATTAGCCATAATAGTTAGGCCTTGACTTTTCTCAAATCATATCCTGATTCTCGGCAAATCACAACAGAGAGAAGGCGGCTAGGAGCCTGTCGCGCATAGATCGTCGCCCGCACTCTCCACAGACGCCCCTGAATCTGCCCAGATCCCAGTGACTGCAATGGATCTGCTCGATAAAATGGGGCATGCAAAAGCCCAAAACCTTCCGCCCCTGGGTTCCGGGACAGACCTCCTTGCTGCCGGCCTCACCGAGTGAATGGCTGTCGGATGACCATCAGGTGTATTTCCTGCTGGATGCTGGCGTCCCCGGCAGTGGTGTAAATCCCCAGGGCCTCAGCCCGGCGTAGCCGGGCTGAGCGTCCGCACCTCAGGCGATCGGCTCCACGGCTGACGTTGCAAGGGGTGGGCAGGCCCGTTTCCCTGGTTTGAGAACCACCTCAACCAGACAGACCATGCCCAAGACCCATGCTGCCGTACCTGAGCTGGCCTCGCTACTCGATGGCAGCAGTGCCGGGGAGCTGATCCCTGAACTGGCACGCCACGGCCTGCAGCAGCTGATCGAGCTGGAGCTCGCTGCCTTCCTCGGTGCGGACTGGCACGAGCGCACCGAGGAGCGGCTCGGCCACCGCAACGGCTACCGGCCTCGCACCCTGACCACCCAGGTGGGGGATCTGGCACTGCAGATCCCGAAACTGCGCGCGGGCAGCTTCCTCCCCTCGATCCTCGAACCCCGCCGCCGGGTTGATCAGGCCCTGTACGCGGTGATCATGGAGGCTTACATCGGTGGGGTCTCGACCCGCAAGGTCGATGCCCTGGTGGCGGCGCTCGGCTCCCAGAGCGGCATCTCCAAGTCGCAGGTGAGTCGCATCTGTCAGGAGATCGACCAGCAGGTGCAGGCGTTTCTGAGCCGGCCCCTGGAGAGCAGCGGCTACGCCTACGTCTACCTCGATGCCACCTACCTCAAGGGGCGGCTGGGCAAGGCTCAGCAGGTCTGCTCCCGCGCTGTCGTCGTCGCCATGGGGGTGAACGAGGATGGTCGCCGGGAGTTGCTGGGCCTCAAGGTCGGCGACAGCGAGACCGAGAGCTTCTGGGCGGAGTTCATCGCCCATCTCAAAGAACGGGGCCTGGGTGGCGTCAGGCTGGTGATCTCTGACGCCCACACCGGCCTCACCAAGGCGATCCGCCGCCAGCTGCAGGGAAGCGTCTGGCAGCGCTGCCGCGTCCATTTCGCCCGCAACCTGCTGCAGTGCGTCCCCAAGGCTCACCAGGGCATGGTCACCGCCGCCCTGCGCAGCGTGTTCGCCCAGGAGAGCGCTGAGGAGATCGCGTCACGCTGGGACGATCTGGCCGCCTCGCTGGCGGAGCGCTTCCCCAAGGCCGCTGCGCTGATGCATGAGGCCAAGGAGGACGTGCTGGCTTTCCGGCCCTTCCCCAGGGACCACTGGCGCAAGATCTGGAGCACCAACCTGCTGGAGCGGGTCAACGAGGAAATCAAACGCCGCACCAGGGTCGTCGGCATCTTCCCCAACGACGCGTCGATCACCCGCCTGGTGGGCGCGGTACTGCTGGAGCAGCACGAGCACTGGCAGCTGGAGGGCCGGCGCATGTTCTCAGCCGAGAGCATGGCGACCATCCCGGAGCTGGATGCCATCCCTGCTCTCCAGGCCCTCAGCACCTGAGAGAGGCAGGACGCAGGCCCCAGGTGATCGAGGCTGCAGCGCCCCCAGAGGGCGCAGCGGCCTTGATCGCAGCCCGGGGGCCGGCCGCTGCCACCTCCAGGCCGCAGAAGTCACTCCAACTCACAACACATCCGCAAGCTGACGAAAGACTTGACAAGTCATTCGTCCTGATTCATCGTGATTGAACGAGGCGCATCTGCACCTCCGGAATGACAGCCCGTCATTCCACCCTGTTCACCCTCTGACTAGGGCATTCGGGCCTCGGGTTTTACACCACGCAAAGGGACGCGGCCTGCTGGATCTGGTGGATGAGCTGGATCTCTCACAGGTCCTGATTCCCGCTCAGGCCAAGGATCCCCGCGGGGAGAAAGGGTTTGATCCGCGGATGATGACGATGCTTTTGCTCTACGCCTACTGCGTCGGCACCGTCTCCTCCCGCAAGATCGAGCGTGCCTGCTACGAGGACCTGGCGTTCCGGGTGCTGACTGGTAATCAGCAACCTGATCACAGCCGCATCAGTGAATTCCGGCGCCGCAACCTTGATGCCCTCAAAGGCCTGTTCATTCAGATCCTGCGGCTCTGCCAGAAGGCCGGCATGGTGAGCCTGGGCCATGTAGCCCTCGATGGCACCAAGGTGCAGGCCAGTGCCTCCAAACACAAAGCCATGAGCCACGAGCGGATGCTCAGGGCTGAGAAGGAACTGGAGAAAGAGATCAACGCCTTGATGCGCAAGGCCGAGATCCTGGATGCCCAGGAGGATCGCCGGTACGGCAAGGGCAAACGCGGCAGCGAGCTGCCCGATGCGTTGCGGCACAAGCAGAGCCGCCTGGCCAGGATCCGCCAGGCGCGCAAGGAGATGGAGGCGGAAACCGCTGCAGCAGCAGCGCGGCAGCGATGGGAGGAAGCAGAGGAATCCAGCGCCAAAGCGGCGGCTGCGCGCGAGGCCGATGCACCAGCAGCGGAACAGGCCGAGCTGACCAGAAAAGCTGAGGCTGCAGCTGCCAAAGCTCAAGCTGCGAGGGAGCAGGCCATCGAGACCGCCGAAAACGCCGGCCAGGAGCTGCCGGATCTGCAGCCGCTTACGGCTGATGCGATGCCCAGGCGTGGCCTGGCCAGGAGGGTCGACGGCACACCAACCAAGAAGACCCAGCGCAATTTCACTGACCCCGAGAGCCATCTGATGCAGTCAGGCGGCTCCTATCTGCAGGGCTACAACTGTCAGCTGGCGGTCGACAGCGACCACCAGGTGATCGTGGCGGTGGGTGTGAGCAACCAGCCCCCAGATGTCGAGCACCTGACTCCCATGCTGGGGCGCATCGCTGACAGCGCTGGCGCACTGCCGGATGTGATGACGATGGACGCGGGCTACTGGAGCGAGACCAACGCCAAGGTCTGCGCTGATCAGGGCGTTGACGCCTACATCGCCACCGGTCGCCTCCCCCACGGCCAGCCGCTACCGCCGAAACGCGGGCCGATGCCCAAGGATGCCGACGCCAAGGCCCGCATGGTCCGAAAGATCAGAAGCAAGAAGGGCTCCAAGATCTACGCCCAGCGCAAGGCGATCGTGGAGCCGGTGAATGGCCAGATCAAGGAAGCAAGGGGCCTGCGGCGCTTTTTGCTGCGGGGTCTGAAGAAGGTCGATGGTGAATGGCACCTGATCGCTGCCACACACAACCTGCTCAAGTTGTTCCGGTTCAGGCGATCACAGCAGCTGGCGCTGGCGGCAACGACGGGATGAGGGGCAACGGCCTTGGCAAGCACGGCCAGGGCTGACTCAAACCCGCCTGAATGAACCTGCTCAGCAGACGAACAATGCTGCTGGAGTTCACCTCAGCCACGGTTCGTCGTGGCCAGGGGCCCGCTGCTCTATTGGCGACAAACTCCTAGGGCGGTGCAATGGACGGCGACGGCGTCACACGCCAGGGAAGCCAGTGATCCGTTGAGGGTGTTGAAGCAGGGGCCGGATCGTCAGCGCGCTCCTTGCTGCTGCTCAGGGGGGGTGTCGTCCATCGATGGAGCCTCCGAATCCCGTTGCTGCCACGATGGGCCAGCCCACGGGAGCCAGCAACGGGCACCCCCACAGTCGACACCGCTCGTCACGCGGAGCCATGGGTCTTCATGAAGGCGCCTTCACGGGCCGGGCCAAGGACTTCGTCGCCGGCAGCACGCCCAAGGCCCGCAGGCTGGCACGGCGGCATGTAGATGCAAGCCGCGCAGGCAGTGGGATGGGATGAATGACGGCCAGCGAGAGCATCGCCCTGTGGATCCAGCCGCGCAGCCGTCGCAACGAGGTGGTGGGGCTGAGAGATGACGCGGTGGTGATCCGCCTGACGGCCCAGCCGGTTGAGGGTGCTGCCAATGAGGCCTTGCAGCGGTTCATTGCCGAGCGTCTTGGCGTCGCTGCCAGCAGGGTGGCCCTGGTGCGTGGCCAGAGCAGCCGGCGCAAATGGATCGCCGTGGAAGGGTTCTCGGTGGACGAGGTGCGGTGTGCCCTGCTTGGGTTGAGGGGCCGCCAGAAATGAGCAGAGCCTCTCTGGAGCTGATGCCCTGCGGCTTTGCTCGATCGGAGCAGGTCGGCAACTGGGTTCTGATTGTCAACTGCGACTGCCTACCTGCTACAGCCTGGGGGCGATTCCCTCGACCGCTCAGGCTCCATGGATCCCGTGGCCAAAATCAAGGAGACCATCGCCACCTATGCGGCCCAGAGCGTGGAGCATCGCCGTGGCTGGTTCTCGCCGGCCGCCGCGGCGTATGCCGCCACCCGGCCCCGATATCCGCAGCAGTTGGTGGAGGCGGTGGTGGCGCGGGCTGGTTTGACGGCAACGTCGACGGTTCTTGAGGTGGGCTGTGGACCAGGCACGGCCACGGTGTCGTTCGCGGAGCTGGGTTGCGGGATCGTGGCCATTTAGCCCAACCCTGATTTCTGTCTGCTCGCCCAGGAGGCCTGTCAACGATTTCCGAACGTCGAGGTGGTCACCACCTCTCTGGAGGAATGGGAACCTCACCAGGAGCGGTTCGATGCGGTTGTGGCCGCCAGCTCGTTTCACTGGATCCCTCCGGAGATCGCCTATCCGAAAGCAGCCCAAGCCTTGCGGCAGAACGGCTGGTTGATCCTGCTGTGGAACAAGGAGTTGCAGCCACCGGTTCTGACCCATGAGGCACTGCGGACGATCTACCGCCGCCATGCGCCTGAGCTGGACCGCCCCTATGAAGATGCCGCCACGGTGGCGGGGATTCTCGCGGTTTTGGGGCAACCATTGCTGGAGTCTCCGCTCTATCAGGGAGCTCACGAGAATCGGTGTGTGGTGGAGAGCCGCCTGACAATCGACGACTACCTCACCCTTCTGACCACCTACTCGCCGTTTCTGGCCCTCGATCCGGCGGTGCGGGAAACTCTGCTGGCTGAGCTGAGACAGGCGCTGGAGCGGCTGCACGGGGAATCGGTGCCGCTGACCTACACGTCTGGATACCTCATGGCGCAACGGAGGAAGGCCGGCGATGCGATCGCAGACCTCCACCTGCAGCAGTGAGGGGGCACCCATTGCGGATCCCTACTTCTGTCTGGCCGACTCCTGAGCATGGCGGCTGGACAGGGAGCGGCTCTGCTGCTGGGCGCGTCCCTGGCCGCCCCGGCAGAACGTTGAGGCGATCAGTCAAGACTTGGTGATGTTGGACAGCGAAGGAATGCACTGGGAAAGACCTCTGAGCAGCGGCTCCTGCTCGGTAGGTGCCGTCTGCCACGCCCCTGCCATGAAAAGGATCCATGACCTCGCTTTTCTGGCCGTCTGTGGTGTGGCCCTCTTCCTGGCCGCCGGCAGTGTCTGTCTGGCTCGGCCGAACCCCGGGGGGATCGGGGGCCCGGCATCCGGGGCGGGTGTGGCTCCTGGTGCAGGGTTCGGAGCGGCAGGGCCTGGCCTCGATCGGGAACCTGGTGTAGGTGTCGGCGGTGTTGGTGGTCCTGCCTCCGGCGCAGGGGTCCTGCCTGGCGCCGGTGTGGGCGAACCAGGGCTGGGAGTGGAAGCACGGCCCATGGAAAATCCTGGCGGTGTCGGTGGGCCTGCTTCCGGAGCCGGGGTTCGCCCTGGAGCTGGTTTCGGGGCTCCTGGTGCAGGGATGTATCGACGTTGATGCAACCGGACCTGGAGATCTTGACCGCAAACAGTGACAGGACAGCCTGCGAGAGCCTCCGCTGAAGGCACCGCCAGCTGCATCAGGTTGTTGAGACCTCCACCAGCCTGGCGTAAGCTTGTATCTATCAACTCGTTGCATTCATGGCCCTCACCGGTGCTGACCTGCTCGCCAAGGTCAAGGAGTTGGGAGATGCCTCCAAGTCCGATCTGGTCCGTGCTGCCGGCTATGTGAGCACCAAGAAGGACGGCAGCGAGCGGCTGAACTTCACGGCCTTCTATGAGGCCCTGCTGGAGGCCAAGGGCGTCAATCTCGGACATGGAGACGGCACGGGGAAGGGACCCGGAGGCCGTTCGCTCAGCTACGTGGCCAGGGTGCAGGGCAACGGCAACCTGTTGGTGGGCAAGGCCTACACCGCCATGCTCGACCTCGAGCCCGGCGATGAGTTCGAGATCAAGATCGGCAGGAAGGCGATTCGTCTGGTCCCTGCCGGAGACGTTGATGAGGCGGCGTGAGGGTCAACCTCGCCACCAGCTGCGGTGGAGTTGATCTCAGTGGAGTTGCCGGCAGGAGACCAGAAACGCGCTGACGTAGTCCGGCCACTTCGCCACCACCAGGAGTTCACGGGGGGTGCGGGCAAAGCCCTTCTGGGAGAGGGCGGCAAATTCGACGAGGGTGTCGTGGGTGAGCAGGGCCGGGCTGGTTTCGGCGACCTCACAGGCCTCGAGGAAGTCCTGGCCTTGCTCCGCGAGGCACTGCTGGTAGGCCTCCTCGAACTCCATCCCCTCGTCCTGCAGCCTCAGGAAGGTATCGAGCTCCGGTCGGGTGTGCTCCAGGAATGATGAGAGTGCACTCACCGGGCCGATGGTGGCGCAACGCTTCTCGGTGTGCATCAGCACCATCGTGGCCTCCAGGCTCCAGCTGGGTTGGTCCAGCAGCCTCCCCATCGCGATTGCCAGGGCATCCCGGTAGTTCTCGGCCAGGGTCCTGAGGGTATGTCTGAGATCCATCAAGGTGCAGTGGTTGAGGTTCATGAACCGCCCCGATGACAGGAACGCCGGTGGAGCGTTTCAGAGCAGGGGCAGGTCATCCGTCACAGGGCCTCCCAACCCCGATGACACGACCCTGGAATGGGCTGGTCGAGGGGTGCAATAGGGGTTTATGCCGACAGCCCACTGGTTGCAGCCGCTGAGGGGCAAGCCGTCAGGCCGTGAACTCCACGTCAGCCGGTATGAGAAAGCTCCCCGATCCTGTGGCTGTGGGGAGCTGGTTCCAGCTCTGATTGGATCCATCTTATGACGATCTTTTCGAACTTTCTGATTCTGTGGTCACCGCCTGTGCCGTCATCAGCTCGAGCGTGATGGCTGGCTCATCGGGTGAGAATGAACCTCCAGGCGCTGCCCGGGGGGTGTTCCTAACCCCGGAGACACCGATGACATTAAGGTATGACGCCAAGGAAGATCCCTGGCAAGATGATGACGACGTCAATCACGAAAGGCCCGTCACTCTGGCCCGCATGGGTGATGGCCCTGACACCGAAGCGATCTGGACTGCCGTCCGCGGGGCCTGGCAACCCTTCCCCGATCTCTGGGGCCGCCTGATCGGTGGCGACTGGTGGGACCGGATCCACGAGGAGCGGGCCCGCTGCTACTTCGACGCCGAAGCCTTTGATGGCGGCGAGATCCAGGAGCCCCTCCCGGAAGCCGAAATGGACCTGCTCTGTGAGGCCTGTGAGGCCCGCAAAGTGCGAGAAACGGAGGCCAAAGCCAAACCATGAACCCCCAGCAGATGAAGCCGATGACAAACAAACCCCCCACCCACAGCGAGCGCTACGACGAGGCCCTCCTCTGGGCCGCCCAGCTGCACCGCAATCAGACCCGCAAGGGCAAGCCCGTGCCCTACATCTCCCACCTGATCGCCGTGAGCGGCCTGGTCTGGGAGGACGGCGGCAGCGAGAACGAGGCGATCGCCGGCCTGCTGCACGATGCGATTGAAGACGCTGACCAGAGCCACGACTCGATCGCCCAGTGCTTTGGGCCGGAGGTGGCCGGCATCGTGCGCGACTGCACCGACACCGCCGACGGCCTGTCCGGTGCAGGCAAGGAACCCTGGCTGCTGCGCAAGACCCGATACGTGGCCTCGCTTGAGCACAAGAGTGTGGGCTCCTTGCGTGTCACGGCAGCCGACAAGGCCCACAACGCCCGCGACATGGTGCTCGATGCCCGCC from Synechococcus sp. CBW1107 encodes the following:
- a CDS encoding calcium-binding protein, with translation MANNLKSFKFTNKADTAISVTGWEAPEGVVINALAGNDIIKGTSTYSGISNYGTINTGDGNDRITGTGGTGIYNDDGTINTGDGDDIIKGTGTGSGILNYGTINTGDGNDRITGTGGDFYGIFNYGTIITGNGNDIIKGTGTGGTGDFDGIENDGTIKTGDGNDIIKGTGTGSGISNYGTINTGDGNDRITGTGGTGSGISNYGTINTGDGNDIVDALEGGFDGDGTTYLDAGNDTLKGFGTGNFYGGAGTDKLFFGEGTYVISGSTVVSDGETMKVFEFEKIGGANGGHFDFQNGTLTVNAAGVGTFA
- a CDS encoding IS256 family transposase, whose amino-acid sequence is MPKTHAAVPELASLLDGSSAGELIPELARHGLQQLIELELAAFLGADWHERTEERLGHRNGYRPRTLTTQVGDLALQIPKLRAGSFLPSILEPRRRVDQALYAVIMEAYIGGVSTRKVDALVAALGSQSGISKSQVSRICQEIDQQVQAFLSRPLESSGYAYVYLDATYLKGRLGKAQQVCSRAVVVAMGVNEDGRRELLGLKVGDSETESFWAEFIAHLKERGLGGVRLVISDAHTGLTKAIRRQLQGSVWQRCRVHFARNLLQCVPKAHQGMVTAALRSVFAQESAEEIASRWDDLAASLAERFPKAAALMHEAKEDVLAFRPFPRDHWRKIWSTNLLERVNEEIKRRTRVVGIFPNDASITRLVGAVLLEQHEHWQLEGRRMFSAESMATIPELDAIPALQALST
- a CDS encoding transposase, which translates into the protein MMTMLLLYAYCVGTVSSRKIERACYEDLAFRVLTGNQQPDHSRISEFRRRNLDALKGLFIQILRLCQKAGMVSLGHVALDGTKVQASASKHKAMSHERMLRAEKELEKEINALMRKAEILDAQEDRRYGKGKRGSELPDALRHKQSRLARIRQARKEMEAETAAAAARQRWEEAEESSAKAAAAREADAPAAEQAELTRKAEAAAAKAQAAREQAIETAENAGQELPDLQPLTADAMPRRGLARRVDGTPTKKTQRNFTDPESHLMQSGGSYLQGYNCQLAVDSDHQVIVAVGVSNQPPDVEHLTPMLGRIADSAGALPDVMTMDAGYWSETNAKVCADQGVDAYIATGRLPHGQPLPPKRGPMPKDADAKARMVRKIRSKKGSKIYAQRKAIVEPVNGQIKEARGLRRFLLRGLKKVDGEWHLIAATHNLLKLFRFRRSQQLALAATTG
- a CDS encoding DUF167 domain-containing protein, translated to MTASESIALWIQPRSRRNEVVGLRDDAVVIRLTAQPVEGAANEALQRFIAERLGVAASRVALVRGQSSRRKWIAVEGFSVDEVRCALLGLRGRQK
- a CDS encoding class I SAM-dependent methyltransferase, translated to MVTTSLEEWEPHQERFDAVVAASSFHWIPPEIAYPKAAQALRQNGWLILLWNKELQPPVLTHEALRTIYRRHAPELDRPYEDAATVAGILAVLGQPLLESPLYQGAHENRCVVESRLTIDDYLTLLTTYSPFLALDPAVRETLLAELRQALERLHGESVPLTYTSGYLMAQRRKAGDAIADLHLQQ
- a CDS encoding AbrB family transcriptional regulator, giving the protein MALTGADLLAKVKELGDASKSDLVRAAGYVSTKKDGSERLNFTAFYEALLEAKGVNLGHGDGTGKGPGGRSLSYVARVQGNGNLLVGKAYTAMLDLEPGDEFEIKIGRKAIRLVPAGDVDEAA
- a CDS encoding HD domain-containing protein, with protein sequence MTNKPPTHSERYDEALLWAAQLHRNQTRKGKPVPYISHLIAVSGLVWEDGGSENEAIAGLLHDAIEDADQSHDSIAQCFGPEVAGIVRDCTDTADGLSGAGKEPWLLRKTRYVASLEHKSVGSLRVTAADKAHNARDMVLDARRDPSSWERFNAGIDGTAWYLLRIHQTLSHRLPGSRSTELLGQSVKEILTSEVYGRLVPAGLAPAVWAAGYLERPETHRSRSAHDG